ATCAGGGCACCGCGGTTGGCCATGGAGGTGCGGATGATATCTTCCCGTTCCAGGGTCGGCGCCAGGCGGTCCATGGCGGCGTCCACCCGCTTGAGGAAATCCGCGTCCGGGCTGACCAGAATCGACTGCGCTTCCTCGTCGTGTTCGGCCTGGGAAAACAGGTCCATGGCGATCCACTCGGGATCGGTTTTGCCGTCGCACACCACCAGAATCTCGGACGGGCCGGCGATCATGTCGATGCCCACCTTGCCGAACACCTGGCGCTTGGCTTCCGCCACATAGATGTTGCCGGGCCCGACGATCTTGTCCACCGCCGGCACCGTGTCCGTGCCGTGGGCCAGGGCCGCCACCGCCTGGGCGCCGCCCAGGGTAAAGAAGCGTTCGACACCGGCCACCGCCGCCGCCGCCAGCACCACATCGTTCAGTTCACCGTCCGGCGCCGGGCTGACCATGACGATTTCGCCCACTCCGGCCACGTGGGCCGGCAGCGCATTCATCAGTACCGAGCTGGGATAGGCGGCCTTGCCACCGGGCACGTAGATGCCGACCCGATCCAGCGGCGTGACCTGCTGCCCCAACAACGAGCCGTGTTCGTCCCGATACTGCCAGGAATCCTGCTTCTGCTTTTCGTGGTAAGCGCGCACCCGCCGGGCGGCTGCCTCCAGAGCTTCCCGCAGGGCCACGGGGATCCGCTCCAGCGCCGCCAGCAGTTGCTCCCGGTTCACGGTCAGTTCCGCCATGGAGGTCACTTGCCGGCGGTCGAACCGGTTGGTGTAGTCGATCACCGCCTGGTCACCACGCTGGGCAACATCCTTGAGGATGCCGCGCACGCGCTCGGCCACTTCCTCGTCGCGTTCCTCCGACCAGGCGGTGAGCGCCGTCAAACGCTCGACGAAATCGCTGTCACCCGCGTCCAGCCAGTTGGTTTTCATGTCATTGCTCCCGTCGCGCCGCCACCGCTTTCGCCACCTGATCCAGGATCGCCTGAATCTGGCTGTGGCGGGTCTTCATGCTGGCCCGGTTGACCACCACCCGGG
This sequence is a window from Alloalcanivorax dieselolei B5. Protein-coding genes within it:
- the hisD gene encoding histidinol dehydrogenase yields the protein MKTNWLDAGDSDFVERLTALTAWSEERDEEVAERVRGILKDVAQRGDQAVIDYTNRFDRRQVTSMAELTVNREQLLAALERIPVALREALEAAARRVRAYHEKQKQDSWQYRDEHGSLLGQQVTPLDRVGIYVPGGKAAYPSSVLMNALPAHVAGVGEIVMVSPAPDGELNDVVLAAAAVAGVERFFTLGGAQAVAALAHGTDTVPAVDKIVGPGNIYVAEAKRQVFGKVGIDMIAGPSEILVVCDGKTDPEWIAMDLFSQAEHDEEAQSILVSPDADFLKRVDAAMDRLAPTLEREDIIRTSMANRGALIQVADLGQALDVVNRISPEHLELSMDDAEAWARKVRHAGAIFLGRHTPEALGDYCAGPNHVLPTSATARFSSPLGVYDFQKRSSLIGCSPEGASELGRIASVLARGESLTAHARSAEYRIKES